One genomic window of Polyangiaceae bacterium includes the following:
- a CDS encoding serine/threonine-protein kinase, with translation MTLVVAEQDENLSVLTQHSIASLQDDARYRLGRLLGAGSMGFAYYATRETRSGETPVVIKLLRPEYVLQSGRTGALIVQKEVEALSRLSARVPPTPFVVQLVDAGTVALQMSGREFDLPWLALEYVHGGAEGTTLAERVVYCVEHTDYAFDRERAAHAVECIAQGIDAIHEVGVLHRDLTPNNVLCCGAGGDEIFKIADFGLARPIGGAATFGGIVVGTLGYAPPEQAALDDRRIGAWSDVFTFAVDVYFLLTGRSYFKAGSPHEMLGAIKDEARKTLRSSPLLSPDLAQDTEACEQIDRALARATAVRPEERPQTAALFASTILPWLRPRGRRLVVERRHPSVAPSAEPIQSALTWTLRHRATGDRVLRSVAWDGDGRCLAATSDGLAFWDGAQWREAPTGELSNPTGIRFVHRRAAGSFIVGGDDATLATYTPRGVRDVVHGPSGTETFVAADGDFDDLAVIVGTRPDGPPVLYTLVSRRWLKPLPLEKAASIAGLARIADDRWLVTGRRRDGRGFVAEVAPLSWDAIELGVPRVRAVVACAARTELGVGLVAGSEGLVARVIEGRCHPEILADKPDLSAATLDVAGRAWVAAARRIWVRPFAGNAPFAPVWEDQELEAPIVSLFSDADRVVAITAEGSVVEGRLGD, from the coding sequence GTGACCCTCGTCGTGGCCGAACAGGACGAGAACCTCAGTGTTCTCACGCAGCATTCCATTGCGTCCTTGCAGGACGATGCCCGCTACCGGCTCGGGCGCTTGCTGGGTGCGGGGTCGATGGGCTTCGCCTACTACGCCACTCGCGAAACTCGCAGCGGCGAGACGCCGGTGGTGATCAAGCTGCTACGGCCCGAGTACGTGCTGCAGAGTGGACGAACCGGGGCATTGATCGTGCAGAAGGAAGTGGAGGCGCTGTCACGCTTGAGCGCTCGCGTTCCGCCGACACCTTTCGTGGTGCAGTTGGTCGACGCCGGCACCGTTGCGCTGCAGATGTCAGGCCGCGAGTTCGATCTGCCCTGGTTGGCTCTGGAGTACGTGCACGGGGGCGCTGAAGGGACGACCCTGGCCGAACGGGTGGTCTACTGCGTGGAGCATACGGACTACGCCTTCGACCGCGAGCGAGCGGCGCATGCTGTCGAGTGCATCGCGCAGGGGATCGACGCAATTCACGAAGTGGGCGTCCTGCATCGCGATCTGACGCCCAACAACGTGCTCTGCTGCGGCGCGGGCGGCGACGAGATCTTCAAGATCGCCGACTTCGGTCTGGCGCGACCCATCGGTGGGGCGGCGACTTTCGGCGGGATCGTCGTCGGCACCCTCGGCTACGCCCCTCCAGAGCAGGCTGCGCTGGACGACCGAAGAATTGGCGCCTGGAGCGACGTCTTCACCTTCGCGGTGGACGTGTATTTCCTGCTCACGGGACGCAGCTACTTCAAAGCGGGATCCCCGCACGAGATGCTGGGCGCGATCAAGGACGAGGCTCGCAAGACGCTACGCTCGTCGCCGCTGCTGAGCCCCGATCTCGCGCAGGATACCGAGGCTTGTGAGCAGATCGATCGCGCCTTGGCCCGCGCGACGGCCGTGCGCCCGGAGGAGCGTCCACAAACCGCTGCACTTTTCGCCAGCACGATCCTGCCTTGGTTGCGACCCCGCGGACGGCGACTCGTGGTGGAGCGACGGCATCCCAGCGTCGCTCCGAGCGCGGAACCGATCCAATCCGCGTTGACTTGGACGCTGAGACACCGCGCCACGGGCGATCGTGTGCTGCGCAGTGTTGCCTGGGACGGGGACGGCCGCTGCCTGGCAGCGACCAGCGATGGCCTGGCCTTTTGGGACGGTGCACAGTGGCGTGAAGCACCCACGGGTGAGCTGTCGAATCCGACCGGGATCCGCTTCGTGCATCGGCGTGCCGCGGGTAGCTTCATCGTGGGCGGAGACGACGCGACGCTGGCAACCTACACGCCCCGCGGGGTGCGTGACGTGGTGCACGGCCCCAGTGGAACTGAGACCTTCGTCGCGGCGGACGGCGATTTCGACGATCTCGCGGTGATTGTCGGAACGAGACCCGACGGTCCGCCGGTGCTCTACACGCTGGTGTCCCGTCGTTGGCTCAAGCCGCTGCCGCTGGAGAAGGCCGCCTCCATCGCGGGGCTCGCGCGCATCGCGGATGACCGCTGGCTGGTGACCGGCAGACGCCGCGACGGACGAGGTTTCGTGGCAGAAGTCGCGCCGCTGTCCTGGGATGCAATCGAGCTGGGCGTCCCTCGCGTTCGTGCGGTGGTGGCTTGCGCTGCGCGGACCGAGCTTGGCGTTGGGCTCGTCGCCGGAAGCGAGGGTCTGGTGGCTCGCGTGATCGAAGGCCGATGCCACCCTGAGATCCTCGCCGACAAGCCGGATCTTTCGGCCGCGACCTTGGACGTGGCAGGTCGCGCTTGGGTCGCGGCGGCGCGCCGCATTTGGGTGCGGCCCTTCGCCGGGAATGCGCCCTTCGCTCCGGTGTGGGAAGACCAGGAGCTGGAGGCGCCAATCGTGAGTCTGTTTTCCGACGCAGACCGCGTCGTGGCGATCACGGCAGAGGGAAGTGTGGTGGAAGGGCGTCTGGGCGACTAG
- a CDS encoding amino acid permease, whose product MSEKTQHGKLGLWGATGVGVGAIVGGGILVLGGVAFRATGPSAVVAFALNGVVALLTALSFAEMSTAFPESGGAYVFAKKVLGVRAAFGVGWILWFAYIVAGVLYALGFAEYGVASLAEMWRLAGAPPPAWLETRRTVLAIALLSAGGYTLSLIRKSTGGGQFATIGKLVVFAVLILAGLWALRTEHLDTVRADLTPFFPGGTGGLVAAMGFTFIALQGFEVIAAVAGEVSNPARVLPRAMLLSLGIGLLVYIPLLLLVTTVGTPAGQNITRMATDNPETVMALTVKAYMGPVGYWLVLIAAVLSTLSALHANILAASRVALTMATDRTLPSVLSQQHHRFNTPVMAIYTTALALAAILLMVPDLASAGAAASLIFLICFALAHGTALLARLRTSTQVFRVPGFPVPHVIGGLACAALAIFQAVTVPAAGAITGVWLGLGVLLYFSLFASRAETVDASEQARDPELARLRGFRPFVLVPVANPDSAPALVELASALAPPGIGRVLLLSVIREQDGAVADTSLQNAQHVLSEALTRAHTWGHRPEALLTHAVEPWPEIARVARTYRSESLLLGLPDISAPAVTERLETLLNQVECDVAVLRAKSGLDFQSVHRVLVPVAGRGVQHELRARLIGSIGRQGGATLCFLRVMPGDTSEAARADALKALRRLAEDEAPGRNECTLVCSDDIVSAVTEQAKDADLVILGAQRLGGKKAFGDITRQITSQLEVPTVLISRRG is encoded by the coding sequence GTGAGCGAGAAGACGCAGCACGGCAAGCTCGGCCTGTGGGGTGCCACGGGCGTCGGAGTTGGCGCCATCGTCGGCGGCGGCATTCTGGTGCTGGGTGGCGTCGCCTTCCGCGCGACGGGTCCCAGCGCGGTCGTCGCTTTTGCCCTGAACGGCGTCGTCGCGCTGCTCACGGCTCTTTCCTTCGCGGAAATGTCGACGGCCTTCCCCGAGTCCGGCGGAGCCTACGTGTTCGCCAAGAAGGTGCTCGGTGTGCGAGCGGCGTTTGGCGTGGGGTGGATCCTCTGGTTCGCCTACATCGTGGCCGGAGTTCTGTATGCGTTGGGCTTCGCCGAGTACGGCGTGGCGAGCCTGGCCGAAATGTGGCGCTTGGCGGGGGCACCTCCACCGGCCTGGCTCGAGACGCGCCGCACGGTGCTGGCGATCGCTTTGCTCTCTGCTGGAGGCTACACGCTGTCCTTGATTCGCAAGAGCACGGGCGGAGGACAGTTCGCCACCATCGGCAAGCTGGTGGTGTTCGCCGTGCTCATCCTGGCGGGTCTGTGGGCGTTGCGCACGGAGCACCTGGACACCGTACGCGCGGATCTGACGCCGTTCTTCCCGGGCGGAACTGGCGGCCTCGTCGCCGCGATGGGCTTCACCTTCATCGCTCTGCAGGGATTCGAGGTCATCGCCGCAGTTGCCGGCGAAGTGAGCAATCCGGCGCGAGTGCTACCGCGCGCAATGCTGCTTTCCCTTGGCATTGGGCTGCTGGTCTACATCCCGCTGCTGCTACTGGTGACCACCGTCGGCACGCCTGCCGGCCAAAACATCACCCGCATGGCCACCGACAACCCGGAGACCGTGATGGCGCTGACGGTGAAGGCCTACATGGGCCCCGTTGGCTACTGGCTGGTGCTCATCGCCGCCGTGCTATCGACTCTCTCGGCCCTGCACGCCAACATCTTGGCGGCATCCCGTGTCGCCCTCACCATGGCCACGGATCGGACGTTGCCCTCAGTGCTGTCCCAGCAGCATCACCGCTTCAACACGCCGGTGATGGCGATCTACACGACCGCCCTGGCGCTCGCAGCCATCTTGCTCATGGTGCCGGATCTAGCTTCCGCCGGCGCCGCTGCCAGCCTCATCTTCTTGATCTGTTTCGCCTTGGCCCACGGCACGGCGCTGCTGGCGCGTTTGCGCACGAGCACTCAAGTGTTTCGCGTGCCGGGCTTCCCGGTGCCGCACGTGATCGGAGGGCTGGCCTGCGCCGCCCTCGCCATTTTCCAAGCGGTCACGGTACCTGCGGCGGGCGCCATCACCGGCGTCTGGCTCGGTCTCGGCGTGTTGCTGTACTTCTCGCTGTTCGCTTCGCGCGCGGAAACCGTCGACGCTTCGGAGCAGGCTCGCGATCCGGAACTGGCTCGCTTGCGCGGCTTCCGGCCTTTCGTGCTGGTTCCCGTGGCCAACCCGGACAGCGCTCCAGCGTTGGTTGAGCTGGCCAGCGCGCTGGCGCCCCCGGGGATCGGTCGCGTGCTCCTGCTCAGCGTGATTCGGGAACAAGACGGAGCCGTCGCGGATACCTCGCTGCAGAACGCGCAACACGTGCTGTCCGAAGCATTGACCCGCGCTCACACCTGGGGACATCGCCCAGAGGCGCTCCTGACCCACGCCGTGGAGCCGTGGCCCGAGATCGCGCGCGTCGCGCGCACCTATCGCAGCGAAAGCCTCTTGCTCGGGCTACCCGACATATCCGCACCGGCCGTCACCGAGCGCTTGGAGACCCTACTCAACCAGGTCGAGTGCGACGTAGCGGTGCTACGTGCCAAGTCGGGCCTGGACTTTCAAAGCGTGCATCGGGTGCTCGTCCCCGTCGCTGGCCGAGGCGTACAACACGAGCTGCGCGCCAGACTGATCGGCAGCATCGGTCGCCAGGGCGGCGCCACCTTGTGCTTCTTGCGCGTCATGCCCGGCGACACCAGCGAGGCGGCAAGAGCCGACGCCCTCAAGGCGCTGCGACGACTGGCCGAGGACGAGGCGCCAGGGCGCAACGAGTGCACCCTGGTGTGCTCCGACGACATCGTCAGCGCCGTCACCGAACAGGCCAAAGATGCCGACTTGGTCATTCTGGGCGCGCAAAGGCTTGGCGGCAAGAAGGCCTTCGGTGACATCACTCGGCAGATCACGAGTCAGCTCGAAGTCCCGACCGTGCTCATCAGCCGCCGCGGCTAG
- a CDS encoding metal ABC transporter permease: MTTPATSGAPLFDDGELEQAFGSDLGEGPAAPSASASPSSAAEPQATVVAKSEGAPTLAEFREGFSLGLYRDPVIVGVFSGAVLGILGVYVVLRRAVFVTAAITQAAGLGVALAFLFEIHAGVHTPPVGGAILLSLLATAVLSWRTDRLRLPRETLVGLTYLAASAAAVLVGDRITQDAHDITAILFGTAVLVRSEDLRLVLGVGSVVLGLTFFFHRAFLFAGFDPEGARVHRLPVRLLELLLWVLVALTASVTTRAIGALPVFAFAVLPAMAALALVERVRVALVVAAVVGAASGGLGYLFAFFFEFPVGASQALTATVILLGCLLAARLRRGPPLDPALERN; this comes from the coding sequence GTGACTACGCCGGCGACGAGCGGCGCGCCGCTGTTCGATGATGGCGAACTCGAGCAGGCCTTCGGCAGCGATCTGGGCGAAGGCCCCGCGGCGCCGTCGGCGAGTGCGAGTCCAAGTTCGGCCGCGGAGCCGCAGGCCACGGTAGTGGCCAAGAGCGAGGGCGCTCCGACCCTGGCGGAGTTCCGCGAAGGTTTCTCCCTGGGGCTCTATCGCGACCCAGTGATCGTCGGCGTCTTTTCCGGCGCGGTCTTGGGCATTCTCGGCGTGTACGTGGTGTTGCGCCGCGCCGTATTCGTCACGGCCGCCATCACTCAGGCCGCGGGCCTAGGCGTCGCCCTGGCGTTCCTCTTCGAGATCCATGCCGGCGTGCACACGCCTCCGGTAGGCGGCGCGATCCTACTCAGCCTGCTCGCAACCGCGGTGCTGTCGTGGCGCACGGATCGCTTGCGGCTGCCACGCGAAACCTTGGTAGGGCTCACCTACCTCGCCGCGAGCGCAGCTGCCGTACTCGTGGGAGATCGCATCACCCAGGATGCTCACGACATCACCGCAATCTTGTTTGGGACGGCGGTGCTGGTGCGCAGCGAAGATCTACGCCTCGTGCTCGGGGTAGGTAGCGTCGTGCTCGGATTGACCTTCTTCTTCCACCGCGCGTTTCTGTTCGCGGGCTTCGATCCCGAGGGGGCGAGAGTGCATCGCTTGCCCGTGCGCCTGCTGGAGTTGCTGCTTTGGGTGCTGGTGGCGCTGACAGCGAGCGTCACCACCCGCGCCATCGGCGCGCTGCCGGTCTTCGCCTTTGCGGTGTTGCCTGCTATGGCTGCGCTGGCCTTGGTAGAGCGCGTCCGCGTCGCACTGGTCGTTGCGGCAGTCGTCGGCGCAGCGTCTGGGGGCCTCGGCTATCTGTTCGCATTCTTCTTCGAGTTTCCCGTCGGCGCATCCCAGGCGCTGACGGCGACGGTCATCCTCCTGGGCTGCCTCCTTGCCGCACGCCTGCGCCGGGGCCCGCCCCTAGACCCGGCTTTGGAGCGCAATTAG
- a CDS encoding metal ABC transporter ATP-binding protein, whose translation MSPRAKSARVGKDDDEPAALLQCRGLEVGYHGMALLPPIDVDIRAGQLWAVIGRNGSGKTTWLRTLLGLLPPVGGRIDGARPDLRLSYLPQRKVIDELYPLLARDVVAMGLERGWSFLHPRFGKEPPEIDEALKEMGVGSLGKVPYRQLSEGQKQRVLFARLSVSRADVAVLDEPTSAMDQVAEGEAFQLLDGLRRRRGLAIIVVSHYLGMVERYADNALLMDRDGQRIVAGPPDEVFRHDAFHARFSERPPPMEGL comes from the coding sequence ATGTCGCCACGGGCGAAATCTGCCCGCGTGGGCAAAGACGACGACGAACCTGCAGCGCTGTTGCAGTGCCGAGGCCTCGAGGTCGGCTATCACGGCATGGCGCTCCTTCCGCCCATCGACGTCGACATCCGCGCGGGGCAACTCTGGGCGGTGATCGGCCGAAATGGATCGGGCAAGACGACTTGGCTCCGCACTCTGCTCGGGTTGCTACCGCCCGTGGGGGGACGCATCGACGGCGCACGACCCGATCTGCGCCTCTCCTACCTACCGCAGCGCAAAGTGATCGACGAACTCTACCCGCTGCTGGCTCGGGACGTCGTCGCCATGGGGCTCGAGCGTGGCTGGTCCTTCCTTCACCCACGATTCGGCAAAGAGCCGCCGGAAATTGACGAGGCGCTGAAGGAGATGGGCGTCGGCTCCCTGGGCAAGGTGCCCTACCGACAGCTTTCCGAGGGCCAAAAGCAGCGCGTGTTGTTCGCCCGACTCAGCGTCAGCCGTGCCGACGTAGCCGTCCTCGACGAGCCCACGAGCGCCATGGATCAGGTCGCCGAGGGCGAAGCCTTCCAACTCCTGGACGGACTGCGTCGTCGCCGCGGCCTCGCCATCATCGTCGTCAGCCACTACTTGGGCATGGTGGAGCGCTACGCGGACAACGCGCTGCTGATGGATCGCGATGGTCAGCGTATCGTCGCGGGCCCGCCCGACGAGGTGTTTCGCCACGACGCTTTCCACGCTCGCTTCAGTGAGCGCCCTCCGCCCATGGAGGGACTGTGA
- a CDS encoding metal ABC transporter substrate-binding protein, with protein MKKLISLFWLLAIMSTTSALFAKVNVVATTSDLAALVAQIGGKHVDVTALALHSQDPHFVDARPHLALELAKADLLLIVGLDLEVGWLPTLQTGSRNGKIQRGAGGFLDCSQFVKTRDRPAGKVDRSQGDVHPAGNPHYLFDPRQAARVSKGIAERLATLDPDHAADYKANAVSLIRALGKWTKAAEKRLAGLKGSKAIAYHKSFPYLADWLGFSIVEHVEPKPGIPPNPRHVAHVMDVAKKQKVKVLLQESFYPAKVTQLIAEKTGTTLLRIEAAPHFRSGESYQAHMETIVKALEKAASP; from the coding sequence ATGAAAAAGCTCATTTCCTTGTTCTGGTTGTTGGCCATCATGTCCACCACCTCCGCTCTTTTTGCGAAGGTCAACGTGGTCGCGACGACCTCGGACCTGGCGGCGTTGGTTGCGCAGATTGGTGGCAAACACGTGGACGTCACCGCCCTCGCATTGCACAGCCAGGATCCCCACTTCGTGGATGCAAGACCCCATTTGGCCCTGGAGCTGGCCAAGGCCGACCTGCTGTTGATAGTGGGTCTGGATCTGGAGGTTGGCTGGCTGCCAACCCTGCAGACCGGATCTCGCAACGGCAAGATCCAGCGCGGCGCCGGCGGCTTTTTGGACTGCTCCCAGTTCGTCAAGACGCGCGACCGGCCCGCAGGCAAGGTCGACCGCTCTCAGGGCGACGTGCATCCCGCGGGCAATCCGCACTACCTCTTCGACCCACGTCAGGCGGCGCGGGTCAGCAAGGGGATCGCGGAGCGTCTGGCCACTTTGGACCCGGACCACGCTGCTGACTACAAGGCAAACGCCGTGAGCTTGATTCGCGCCTTGGGCAAGTGGACCAAGGCCGCCGAGAAACGCTTGGCGGGCCTGAAAGGCAGCAAGGCAATCGCATACCACAAGTCCTTCCCTTATCTCGCGGACTGGCTTGGCTTCAGCATCGTGGAACACGTCGAACCGAAGCCCGGTATTCCCCCCAACCCACGCCACGTCGCCCACGTCATGGACGTCGCAAAGAAGCAGAAGGTGAAGGTCCTGCTGCAAGAGTCCTTCTATCCGGCAAAGGTCACCCAGCTGATCGCCGAGAAGACCGGGACCACCCTGCTGCGTATCGAGGCTGCTCCCCACTTTCGCTCTGGGGAGAGCTATCAAGCGCACATGGAAACCATCGTGAAGGCCCTGGAGAAGGCTGCGAGCCCCTGA